Within Spinacia oleracea cultivar Varoflay chromosome 4, BTI_SOV_V1, whole genome shotgun sequence, the genomic segment TTTTGGAAAGCGTCAAGAAAATTAAAGTCGAGAATTTCTCGACGCCTTTAAGCGTCGAGAGTCTGGACGCTTTTCGCTGACTAGCTGTTATCTTCAGCGTCGACAGCCTCGACGCTTTATGGTGTCTACAGGTCTGATTTATGCGTCCACTCGATTTTTTCCCGCTTTGCCCACCATTCTCCTATGTAAAGTGCTCGACGCCTACAGGCGTCCATATTTTCTTTAGCCTCGACGCCTTTAGGCGTCCACAATTTGATTTATTGAGTCCCCCAGTTTTTTTCCCGCTTTGCCCATTATTTTCCTATTTGATGTCCTAGACACCTAGAAGCGTCCAAAAATTTATATTGGcgggaatttaattttaaatgagCACGATAATACGACCCCAATTAAAAACGACTAGATTTATATATTTGTATAATTAAGactttttttcacctttttctGTATCGCAtatttaataaatatataataaaacattattcatcacaattatatatatatatatatatacatatatatatatatatatatatatatatatatatatataaatttaaaattaaagtgCAACACAAGATCAATCAATAAAACCTGAACTGTGAATACTTGGTCTTCAATTAACAATAAAATTAACTTACAAAAACTTAAGTAACGTAGTTAAAATTCATAATACGTACACGTATGTTTCAAACCAGAATCCAAACATACACGCATCTATATCACTAACTGAAATCTTAACCAAATATTCTAAAACAACATCATAAATCAAACCcaagaaaaactaaaacttagAAAAACTAACTACCTAGGATGTACTATATATACTATATATAGATGATCGATGGCAGTAGCTCATATGAAGCTTAAGTGTCTTGGCCTTCATTTTGCTTTTGCACCTTATCACGTTGGACAACcttcaaagaaaaatacaaaatgTAATAAGTACATAATAAGTCGGAAACCAAAACTAATACAAAGGAAATTAAATACAACATGGAAGAGAGTTGTCAACTAATGCAGACTGTCGCCTCAGTTGATGATGTTGATTTGCTATTAAGCAAGAAAAGGAGGAGCAGCAGCGTTCTTGGGGTAGGTGGTGTAGATAGAAAAAATCAGAATTAGTGAACCCCAGTGGCAAGCAGAGGTAACAGAATACTCAGCTTTCTCCTCAACCGAACTCCCAttcaactttttctatcaaattCTCAGCTTCGGGCTACTGTCTTTTGTTTTGTGATACAGTCATTAAGGTCCTGTATATTGCTAGGCTTTCCATACAAAAATCTAGAACCACATATATTACTCAGATAAATCTGACATCCCAATACAAGTGATATCTAGATTTAAGCAACAAACCATTATATGATACAAACCACCTGAATACGAGAAACCTAACGGGCTAACATCATCGAAGTATCTAAGTTTAGTAGAGCACAattatttcttttaaaattgTAGGTCTGAACCATATAAAAACATTATACAGTCCAGAACTGAAAGCTTCTAGTCCAGTCCAGAACTGATAATTTTAGTATCAGTTAGTGGGTTCTGGTCCAGTCCAGAACTGAAAGCTTCATACTCTCTATGAGTCTCTGATGTACCTATAAGATCTTAGCTCTCCATCAAAGTCTTTTAACAAAAAACATTTTACAATTTAGTAAAGATCTCCAATTATCAGCCTTACAACTCAGCAGAAGAAGACATTGCAATTTAAGCATCAGATTATCAGATACTGAGTATGAATTTCGTATGAACTAGCAAACTATCCAAATAACCATGAGTCATGTCATATACTCCCTCTAAAGTAGTAATGTATCCAGCATATGAAGTCAATTAGCATATCAATGCAATATTACATGTACTTTAATAACATGAATATAACATTACAAAATACAAACCACATTTTAATATATGAAACCGTCACAGTATATCATTGGCAGATTTGCAGCATATGAAATGTTAATGGGATGCTTGGAAGAGCTAGCTATAATAGTGCGGTCAAAGCAAACTATGTGGGATTGAATTACTTTGGAAAGCGATGCACACTTGAAGGTATACTCTTTTTTCTGAATTCTTAATTTTACCAATTTTGGATATATTTTGTTATGGGATTTGTGTTATGAATTAATTATGAATATGCAATTATGTGTGTTATGGAATTAACTACATTTAGATCCCGTGATTGAACACTTTGGTTCTCCTTTGGTTCTTGAACACTTTTTTGTTGTGATTGAGAATCTCTTGCTGATGTTTTAGTATGACTAGAAGGCGACACATGAGGTGGCATATTAGGTGGGATCTGACCGGAGGAAGTAGAAGGGTATTTCAGTGGTTTTGAAGGTGGGATATTAGGTTGAATTGAAATCTTGGAAGTAATCTTAGGtggaattttatttttagttgatGCCTCGAGTGAATTTTATGCTGATCCAGTAGGTGGTGTTTTCCATATAGCTTGCTGCGCACTTTTTGCAGTACTCGAACATGGAGGTGCAACCATCGATGTAGTTGTACCCGGTGGAGAGAATGGTCCAAATATAACAGACTTAGGAACCTGAGATGGTTGTGATTGAGTAGCATGCTTTTTTGTTGGTTGTGATGCGGCTTCACTCAAAGATGAGGTACATGAAGGTAGCGACTTTGATGCTGATCCAGTAGCATCTGTTTCAGCTGTAGCTCGAACCCTCTTGCGATGAGTCATCCCTTACTATATAGCAACTGCAAGACAAGTCACAAAAAAATAGAATAtcagcaagcaaggcaacagaACAACTAAACTAATCAGAACAACTGAACGGACTGAACTAATGAAAACAACTGAACTGAACAAATGAACAACTGAACTGAACAAATGAACAACTGAACGTCACTTAACTAATGAAAACAACTGAACTGAACTCAGAACAACTGAACTAATGAAAACTGAACAGAACAACTGAACTGAACAAATACATTCATACCTTGCTGTATCCAGTTATATATTCAATAGTCCATAACTCCATACCCATTGTATTAGTCTGATTTCCTAATTCTAGATAATACAAATATCTGCTACCCTATTTTGTTTGGCTTTCTTTTCAGTCGAATACAATATCAGAAAGCACAGAAAATCAGGGAAATTTATAACACAACAAGATACCATCAATGTAGCTCAGGCATATCATGTATGGAAAAATCTCCCAGCTCAAAATGACCACTGGCAAGACAACCCAAGATTTCAATAACAGTGACAGAAGAGGAAAGACATGAAGCCTATTTTCTACTCCTAAGATTATGTAGAAAATAAACAGTTGGATTCTAAGCAAGGTAATAGGGATAAGTCCTTATGTTATGACAATTTAATTGCTAGAGACATGCGGATTCCAGTTCACCCTGATCACACAAGTCCAAACAACATGAAATGTCATCTTGTGTAGCTATGGCAGATAAGTAGTCCTCTGATTCTAGAGATTCGCAGACAGCAAGTTGGCACTAAATCAAGCAAGGAGAAAAATCTTTGATGGAAATAGCAGTTCTTGAGTACAGTACAACTGCACAAGTCAAGCATGGATTGTATTGAAATATCTAAAATTCTGTTATAAAAACTTTACAGCAATCCTTGTAAATTTGTTGCTTTTACTTCCACAGAAAATACTAGTTCTGTTCTTAATGTTCCTCAAACCAAACAAAAGCTACCATGCATGCCTTTTTGATTAATATGTGCGTACATATGAATCTAAGGACTGAAATTAGTATAACTAAATGAAACCTCATTTTACAAGGTGAAAAAGAAGTTCATAACTCGaatccaaaagaaaaataatgaactCTATAAACTATGACAAAGAGTACTATAAATCCAAAACACTATCATTTAGAAgctcatcatcatcgtcatcatcagGTATATCAAACAAGTCCCTAGGCTTAGTCTTAATAACATGATGCCATCCTTTTTGTATCTCATCCTCAATGTAAAAAACTTGTTTTGCTTGAGAAGAGAAAATAAATGGATCATCATCCAACTTTTGACCAGTGTGCATCAACTTTGAGAAATTGACACGAATTCTACCGCTCGAGTATGTTTTGACACCCCTCCGTACATCAACCCAGTCACATCGAAACATTAGAACCTTGAAAGAACCATAATAATCAAGTTCTAATATTTCTTTAAGTTTTCCGTAATACTCTTGGCCATCAGCTTCTACCATAATTCCAGAATTTTGAGTCTTCCGAGATCGCTCACGGTCCACGGTGTCAAACTTATAGCCATTGATAATAACACTTTTCATCCTTTTGCCGCGATTGCTTAAACCATAGGCCAAGGCTTTTCTCAATTTTCCTTCTTTTGTGCTATCATCTAGGTTATAGGCCTATAATTCGAAAAACATAAGTTTTAGAATggtaaatatacaaaataaatAAGGAAATTCCAAATTTAAAAGCATATGACCTTGTTTAGCAACCAATCGGAAAATTCATTGATTATCCCCTGACTTTCTTGACTTTCTTCAGCTTGATTTTCTTGTCGTTTTTCTTGTAGGAAAGCCCTTTAGAAATAAAAAATCGAGTTACTAACAGTAATGACCGATACGCTCTAAAATAATCCATAACGCTACTTACTCAAGCACCAGTTTCATCTCATCTGAATGAAGCAAAACATAACGATGTGCTTGCTTTAAACTTTTGTCATCAACGCGGACATTTTTTTTCATCCCAACTACACGACCAGCAGAGTCATATAAATAGTTGTTGATGTCTGGAACACTATCTTCATTCCTTTTCGGTCTGTTGAATACGGTCTTGACACTTTCTAAATATCTCGAACAAAATGCAATTGTTTCCCATAAAAGGTACCCTTCAGCTATGGATCCTTCTGGTTGCGCTTTATTGCTCACATGAGATTTCAAAAAGGCCAAATACCTTGAAATATAATGAACAAGATTGTGAACGTGAAAGAATAAGACAAGTATTGTGATGTATTCTTAttttaaaatgattaaaaaaatattgaagTTTAAGATATTGACCTCTCAATGGGATACATCCACCTATAATGAACATGTCCGCCGAGTTTGACCTCATCCACTAGATGAATTAGTAGATGCACCATGATTGTgaaaaatgttggaagaaactctttCTCCATCTTACAAAGAGTCAACACAAGATTCGACTGAATGGTATCTAATTCACTTCTTTCAATAGATGTTGAACATATCTTCTTGAAAAAGTACGACAATTCATCGAGCACATCAATTACTTTTGTAGCATTCGATGCTCTTAAAGCAACAGGAAGGATATCTTGCATGAGCATATGATTGTCGTGGCTTTTCAGATTAATAAGTTTTCGTTGCTTCAAATTCACACACCTTTGCAAATTAGATCCATACCCATCGGGAACTTTAAGATTTTGTAGGACTTTAAGAaatctttctttctcttctttagaCATGGTGTATGTAGCTGGAGGCAAAGAGTCGTTAACACGACTTGGATGAGATTGAGGCCAAAGATGAGGTTTTATGTTCAGTTTTTTAAGGGCCAATCTAGCATTCTTATCATCTCTACTCTTGCTCATATCTAAAAGAGTTCCTAAGAAATTGTCACATACATTCTTCTCAATGTGCATAACATCCAAGTTGTGTCTAAGAGGATTATGTTCCCAATATTATAATTCAAAAAGCTTACTTTTCTTTTTCCACAGAACAGGATTAGACTCGTCCTCGTcattatcatcattatcatcatcatcaagttCATCATCTTCTAGTCTCCCTCTTTTTTTCGGAACAACTTTTGACTTTCCAAACACATACTTAACTCTTTCTTGTTGCTTCAAAACTTCTGACCCGCTTACACGAACCGGAGCAAGACCATGTTCCTCTGTCCCATCAAATAAATTTTCTTGAGAATGATAAGGATGGTCAATTGGTAACCATTTTCGACATCCAGGGTAGAAAACTTTACCACCAAAGCTATACGCATAAGTAGAATCGGCACACGAAGGGCAAGCTTTATAACCTCTTGTACTCCAACCCGACAACATAGCATATGCTGGAAAGTCATTTATAGTAGAGTGTAAGGCTGCTCGCATCTTGAAATTTTTTCCGCTATAAGCATCAAATGCATCTACACCTTCCCACAACAATTTTAACTCATGGATTAGTGGTTGCAAGTACACATCAATATTCATACCAGGACCCTGTTTCCCCGGAATAAGCAAAGACAAAATGAAAGATGTCGACTTCATACAAAGCCACGGTGGCAAATTATAAGGAATCAGGATCACCGGCCATGTACTGTAACTAGTATTCATCAAACGATATGGATTAAAGCCATCACTTGCTAGACCCAATCTAACACTACGAGGATCTTTGGCGAATTCCTCGTATCTTTTATCAAACAATTTCCAAGCTTCACCATCCGCCGGGTGACTTATGATATTTCCATCTTTACGGTCAAAATGCCATCTCATATCCTCAGCTGTTTTAGATGACATGTAAATCCTCTTTAGTCTTGGGATCAGAGGAAAGTACCACATCACTTTAGCTGCAACACCCTTCTTACATGCTTCTTTATCTTTCTCTCTTACATCACCCTCCTTTTCTTTCACATTCTTCCACCTTGATGTGTGGCAGATATGACACTCAGTTTTTTCTGCAAATTCACCCCAGTATAACATGCAATCATTTGGACATGCATGGATTTTCTCGTAACCCAATCCCAAATCATTCATTATCTTCATGCCTTCATAATACGACGATGGAAACTCCTTAATATTAGGAAATGCGTCTAATAGAAGCTCAACCAACTTATTAAATGATGCGGCAGACCAATGGAACATACACTTGAGGTGAAACAAGTGCAATAGAAACGACAGATTTGAGAAAGTTGTACACCCCTCATATAGGCCCTCATCAGAAGCTTCCCTAAGTCGTTTATACTTCGCTTCTTCTTCATTGGTGTTGGTTGATGGAAATTCATCATCTTCCTCACAATCAAAATTTAACTCTTCATGCATGTCATACGAATATTCATCTTCAAAATCAGCTTCGATTAATGATGGGTCTTGGGGTTCATTGGTGGGTTGTGGACTATTGTCAACCTTAAAAGCTGCTCTTAGTAACCCATTCATATCATCTCGACCAACTACATTTTCTTGATCATTAGGGATCTCTAAGGTATTACTCTCTTCAACTCTACGATGGAAAATCCATTGCCTATAATTCTTATAAAAACCGTTAAATAAAATGTGTCCTCCTACCTCTCCTAAGTCAAACCATTTATTTAACTTGCATTTATTACACGGGCATCGAGTTTTTCCCTTTAGAAGAGTCTCCTTTGCAACCTCTAAAAATTCCATGCAACCGTTATAATAACGAGTATCCCCTTTTCGTAAGTCAATCCAACTAGTATCCATgtctaagaaaaaaaaaactataattataaataaacaCACTTATAGAAAACAAAGAACCATTAAACCACACTAATTAATCTGCAAATAATTAACATCGCATTCTCGTTTAGTTTTTTGGGTGATCAGTACATAATACTTCTCTTATTTTCTCATAACACATAAAGAACATACAAAACAAAAGTTTGTTTTTGTATCCAAGGAGTAGAGGTAACAAATGACAATCAAGGACTTTATCTTAATAAATCTCCGAATGTATTAACCatggtttttttattttgcaactaTTATCTCCACATTTTTTAAGTAGTTTTTCCATTCATGATTAAGGTTGCAATGCTGAGATGGCTCAAGTTCGAATCCCGCCCTTTGTAACTTatgttttagttttgtttttaaTGAAAAGGTTGATGACAGCTGTACtgcatttataattttttactttttataaaaatcaGAAACACTTAATTTTACTGTACTCCATTTATACAAGCAGTtttatctttttataaaaaatcagAAACACTTAATTCTGCACTAAACATATTACTCCTTATTAATTAGCCGTACTATGTTTTGGTCCAAAGACTTATATATGAAGATCTTATATACGAAGTAGTATAATTTCTTACCAAATGGTTACTCAACATGATTAAATAGTTACATTATTCCAcatttctactattaattataaTCTACAATCAAATACGAATTAGTTATATTTtctaatcaaatagttatagTTTCTAGTCAAACAATA encodes:
- the LOC110786227 gene encoding uncharacterized protein, with the protein product MDTSWIDLRKGDTRYYNGCMEFLEVAKETLLKGKTRCPCNKCKLNKWFDLGEVGGHILFNGFYKNYRQWIFHRRVEESNTLEIPNDQENVVGRDDMNGLLRAAFKVDNSPQPTNEPQDPSLIEADFEDEYSYDMHEELNFDCEEDDEFPSTNTNEEEAKYKRLREASDEGLYEGCTTFSNLSFLLHLFHLKCMFHWSAASFNKLVELLLDAFPNIKEFPSSYYEGMKIMNDLGLGYEKIHACPNDCMLYWGEFAEKTECHICHTSRWKNVKEKEGDVREKDKEACKKGVAAKVMWYFPLIPRLKRIYMSSKTAEDMRWHFDRKDGNIISHPADGEAWKLFDKRYEEFAKDPRSVRLGLASDGFNPYRLMNTSYSTWPVILIPYNLPPWLCMKSTSFILSLLIPGKQGPGMNIDVYLQPLIHELKLLWEGVDAFDAYSGKNFKMRAALHSTINDFPAYAMLSGWSTRGYKACPSCADSTYAYSFGGKVFYPGCRKWLPIDHPYHSQENLFDGTEEHGLAPVRVSGSEVLKQQERVKYVFGKSKVVPKKRGRLEDDELDDDDNDDNDEDESNPVLWKKKRTLLDMSKSRDDKNARLALKKLNIKPHLWPQSHPSRVNDSLPPATYTMSKEEKERFLKVLQNLKVPDGYGSNLQRCVNLKQRKLINLKSHDNHMLMQDILPVALRASNATKVIDVLDELSYFFKKICSTSIERSELDTIQSNLVLTLCKMEKEFLPTFFTIMVHLLIHLVDEVKLGGHVHYRWMYPIERYLAFLKSHVSNKAQPEGSIAEGYLLWETIAFCSRYLESVKTVFNRPKRNEDSVPDINNYLYDSAGRVVGMKKNVRVDDKSLKQAHRYVLLHSDEMKLAYNLDDSTKEGKLRKALAYGLSNRGKRMKSVIINGYKFDTVDRERSRKTQNSGIMVEADGQEYYGKLKEILELDYYGSFKVLMFRCDWVDVRRGVKTYSSGRIRVNFSKLMHTGQKLDDDPFIFSSQAKQVFYIEDEIQKGWHHVIKTKPRDLFDIPDDDDDDELLNDSVLDLYGHFELGDFSIHDMPELH